The sequence below is a genomic window from Flavobacterium sediminilitoris.
CATGATGTAATTATTTAACTTAGGAATATTATTTGGATTAGTTTTTTCATAATTATGCATAACGTTCCGGCGCTTGGCAAGGTTGCGAGCTTCGGAACCGATTATTTTATGTTAAAAATAAAATTTCTTGCGAGAAATAAACGTGAATTTACTATAAAATTCGCAATCTTGCCAAACGCCTGTTAGCAGTAGTAGTTTTATTTACTCATTCTGGATCAACCATCATCCATGGTAATATTTCATCACAAGGGAAATTTTCACCCCAATTAATTTCGATATTCATTTTTGAAATATCATTTTTGTGAATTTCAGAAAGATTTGAAGAATCTTCAGTTGTCCAATATATTTCAACAGGAATAGAAAAAGAACCAGGAGTTATAAAATCTATTTTAGCAAACATTTTATTATCAACTTGTTTAATTTCAGAATCTTGCATTCCAATAATGATTTGAAAGTCAAGTTCTTCAAAATTTTTAAATCCAGTTCTAATACTTCCTTTTTCAAATAATTGTTTACTCAATTCTTTTTGAAATGTTGGATGAAATTCATCACTTAAAAATAATGCCCAATCGAATGCCATATATTTTACGTTCTGTTTTTTTACTATTACTGCTAACGGTCTCGTATAACCGTCAGTTACGGGTTAATATGCGTTAATTTTCGGTTTAGTACTGACTTTAGCAATTCCGAGTGGATTCGGACGTAGTCGAATCCGCCGTAATTGCGGTTATACATTGTTGTGCAACGTTTTTTATTTATTACTTTTGGTAGATTCACTTTTTTCTTCAAATGATTTATTTTCAGGCTGAAATAAAAGTAGTCCAAGTCCCAATGCAAATAGAAAACAAGAAACCGCCATCAACATCCCATTTTTTAAGATGAAAAACGAAATTCCGATAAATGGCGCTCCAAGTATTGCCAATAAGGAAATTAATGGTTTTCCACGAATAAAATTCCACGCGTGCAGCGATAATCCAATCAATAGGAGTGAAGGTCCGAATACTTGAAATGGATAAAATATTGAAGGTGTTTTACTAATTTGATTTCCCAATTCGGCTCTTCCTTCAAAGTCCATTCCGTAGCTCCACATTAGCAAATCTAAAGCGCAAAGTCCAATATTGCCAATTACTCCCAAGGTTGTTAAAAAGGAAGCAACTGAATTTATTTTATTTTTAGGGAAGACATTATTAAAATTGATTAGAAGTGCTCCGCCAATCAAGTTCATCCAATGGGCAAAATCAATCGGTTTCTGAGAATAAATGAATTCTCCACCTTGTGAGAACATTATATAACTGATTACGAATAGGGTAAGTCCAACAAGACATAATATTTTGGTTTTATTCATATTTTCAGGCAGTTTTTCAAATGTTGCACAACGGGTTACAGCTAAAATAAGTGGCGACGAGCCAAAACCTAGCCAAAACAAATATACCGCAAACTTTTGAATTTTTGGAGAAAATTCGGAAGTATGCCCTTGCCTTAGCCATTTATTTTAACTGCTGTTGTACACATTACTTTATAACCATTTTCTTATTAGTTCATTAAGGCCTAGTAATATTCCGTCATAATAGTTTCCTTTTTTAAACTCAGGTATCATATTTTCGTCAATTACTTTTTTGCAGAACTCGTCAGAAAGATAAAGTTGTTTTGTTTTGTCAGTTGTTGAAATTCTGATTGTTTTTAAGTTTCTACTTAAAACAACTGTAAGTCCATTTCCGTTATTGTTTTTTCCCACTTTCCAATTTTCTGAAATTTTGATAGCATATTGGTCAAATTCCATACTCTTTGGAATTGAATCTATAGTTATTACCGCAATCTCTCGGTTTGATGTGTTTTGATAGTAACTGAGAAATTTAGTCAGTTGATCTTCTTGTGCCTCCGTGAATATATTCTCAAAGTCATTTATAAATCCGATTTGTTTTGGAAAATTGGATTCGGTTTGTTCCGTTTTTTGAGATAAAGAATTCGTCTCCATTTTTGCAGTTTTGCAAGAAATGAAAATTACGAATACAATTATTAAAATTTTACGGAGTGTCATTTTTAGTATTGTGTACAACGGTATAGGCTATGAGTGGTTGCGTGGGTTAGCACTTGACTTTGCAAGTACATACCAAACTGAAAATCCGCGAAGATTTTCAAAAGGAGGCGAGAACAAGCAATTACTTATAGTCATTGTTGTGCATAGTTTTATTTCTTATAATTCTATCTTGTAATTCATCTAGTTTTAAATCTTGTACTTTTGACTTCATATGTTCTATATGAGAGTTAATGTTTTTTAATTCGTGTTTTAATCGAATCATTTTACTATCGTCAAATCCACTTGGGTCACTATTATCTAAAGAATGATATTGTTCATTTAAAGCTTCTTCCACAAATCCTCTTTTATCAATTAGAAACTTTAATTCATCTTCAAGTACTATTTTTTGTTTTAATATTTTCTCTTTAATTTCTCTATATTCAAGATATTCTCTTTTTTTTCTCATATTTTGAAGACGTCTTCTCTCATCAAGTTGTCTTAAATCTCTAATTTCTTGAATAGCGTTATCATTTATTTTTTCGTTTAAATAGTCTCTTGCAAATTCAAGAAATCTATCCGATTGATACATATGAAAAGGCTGTTCTGTCTCCGTTTGAAATTCTTTCTTTAATTCAGGTCTTGGGCTTAAGGTTTTTCCTTTAAATCTTACCCACCAATCTTCTTTTCTATCATCTGTTATAAGGATTATACTTTGTTTTAGTTCTTTACTTTTTTCTAATATTTGTTTCCAAACTATCAAATCCCCAAACTTTCTTACATCTTTTGAAGTTTCATCTTTTTTCCCAACGTCTTTATAGCCAGGTGGGATTTTATCTAAAAATCTGATTTCTCCTTCTTTATAGATTTCCTCGAGTTTACTTTTTTCATATTCGTTGCCGACCTTTTCATTAAATAAATTCTCAATTTTATTCAAAATATCGTCTTGATGAATTCTCTTATTATGAAATTCTTTAGATTCAGTTAATTGACCACAAATTTCCTCACTTAAAATTGAAAACTTTTTTAATAATTTTGGTGTAATAAATGGATGTTGACGAGAATTTTTAAATTCATTTTCTATGGATTTTAATGAATTAATTGCTTCCTCATATGATTTTTCCTGTTGACTTATTACATTGAGCCTATTTTCGAAAAATTCGCTTGCAGATTGGTGAGGAATCCAAATTCTATCTTTGACTTTTTCTAAAATTTTAAAGAAATCATCCCTAGTTTCATCTGAATACCTGTAAAGATTTAAAAGAATATTTGCATCAAAAACAAACAATGAATTTCCCCACAGGTGGTTGATTTCTTCATCGATTAATTTGAAATATCCGGGAAATTTTGATTTCATATTCTCTTTTTTTTAATTATGCACAACGGTCTAGTGTATGAGTAGTAGCGGATTTTACTCACAAACCTTTCGGTTTTGCACTGACCTTTGTTTTATGTTTATACTTTTGTTTTATCACTTAAACCGCTATTACTTATACACCGTGTTGGGCGTTCGTTATTCAATTAATTCTCTGCCTTTATACTTGAAATATTGCACATTATCTTCAGTAGAAATTTGAAAAGTCAATTCACTATCTTCGTGAACGAAACGTTCATAAATTTCAATCTTTCCAATTCTTCGGGATGTATTTGGCAAAATTACGGATCTTTCTGAATTTAAAGTAAAGGTATCATTTCCAATTGTGACTTCCCGCTCAACTATATTTGAGAAGTATTTTTCAAATTCCTTATTTACAAAAGGTTCAGATATATTTTTGGCAGTATTCGAATCTCCAGTCATATAACAATCTAAATATTTGATAATCTTATTTCCAGAGTTATGAATCCAAATTTCAATTCCTATTTTTGGAGTTAACCATTTTCCCAATAATCTTTTAGGAGTATTTGTCTCAAAACGTAAACTGAATTGAGTTTTAGATAAACGATTAATTATATCTTTGATTTCCCAATCTTCCATAGCTAAAGATTGAAAATTATACCTGCGGTAATATCTTTTGTCATTCATTTGATGAGCTGTATTACTTTTAGGAATTTCAACTACATATATTACTTGATTATCTTCTTTTTTACCTGTTTGAATTGGAGTGATTAGTATATTTTACTAACTGGTCGTAAGTCAATGGTTTTAAAATTAGTCTTTCCGTTTCTATCATTTATTTGATATTTTTTGTTATGTTTCTGTGTCGCTCTACAATTCTAACTAATGTTTTATTAATATTTTGTAAATCAAATATTTACAAAAAAAATATTTTCTATTTATTAATTCCTTTCATTACTCCACTTTTCTGCCGTTAGCTTACGGGGTCAGGGCGGTAGTCTAGGGGGAATGACCGCTAACGGCTCCGTATATGAAAAGTAGTGCTGAAAATAAGCGGTTACTTTTCGGATTAAACACAAGCCAAATTTTTAAATTTTACTATTTATCTTTTTACTTGGAAATCGTCAAATTTAAAAATTTGGCGACTTTCCAAAAATGCCCAAACCTTTGCGTTAGCAATGACTTGCGCTATTTTTTATATACAACTTAAGTTAGCATTTTAATTAAATAACTAAATTACATATTATTAATCAGAAAGAATAAAAGAGAGAATTAAGGTTACTATATACGGTAAAGCGTTGACTTCGACAACATTGATAATCCTCTCTCTTTTCTACTAAAAATCACGTTCAGTTCTGTGAGACCTAGATCTCGTTTTCAAGTTGTTGTGAGTCAAGTAGATTATTCTTTCATAAATTATTTCTGATGAATAAATATAATGAAACTTTTGGAATTGACATTAGTAAAGATGTTTTTGATTGTTATGGTAGTGTTCAAGGACATCTACAATTTAAGAATGAAGCTACTGGATTCAAGAAGTTTTTAGAAATTCTATCAAAAGATAGTTTAGTAGTTATGGAAGCTACAGGTTATTATCATTACCGATTTGCACAGTTTTTATACAACCAAAATGTGATTGTTTCAGTAGTAAATCCTTTGTCAGTAAAACGATTTATCCAGATGAAATTAGCAAAGGTAAAAACCGATAAGAGCGATGCAAAAGCAATCTGTAATTACGGTATGATACATGAGGTTCCACTGTATAGTGCACTTACCGATGTTCAAAGTGAATGCCTACAACTGTTTCGATTACTAGATAGTTTTATCAAAAAAAGAACAGCAACTAAGAACAAATTACATGGAGAAGAAGTCATGGGAACTCCATCTAAATGTGTGTATCGTTCTTTAAATAGAGACAAAAAACATCTTGATAAAGAGATATTAGGCATTGAGCAAAAGTTGCTTAGTTTGATAAAACAAGATCAACAAAATCAATTGACACTATTACAGAGTATCCCAGGAATAGGTTTGAAAACAGCTTTGTTCTTAATTGTCGTAACCGATGGATTTAAGAAATTTGAAACAGCATCACAATTATGCAGCTATGTTGGAATCACACCAACCATAAGAGAATCAGGGAGTAGTGTTAAGGGTCGCAGTCGGATTAGCAAAGTAGGAAACAGAAAATTACGAAATCTTGTTTTTTTATGTTCCTTCAATGCTTGTAAGCACAATAAGGCTTGTAAAGCAATTTACGAACGAATAGTAAACAAAGGGAAGAGTAAAAAGCTAGCATTAATAGCAGTTTCAAACAAGCTCTTAAAACAATCCTTTGCCATTGCAAAATCAGGAAATCCTTATGATGAAACTTTTGTTTCTGTATTAGGATCAAATTAAATTATAAGCAAAAAAGAAGAAATAAGGCTTCAATAATAATGTAAGCCTAGACGAATAGTGTGAAAAATTACTCTAAAAAAGTTTGTTTTTTATCTCAGTTCTTTGTTGTGTGTAGTGCTTTCATTACATTTTTGTTTCAATATAATATACTTTGTTTTCATTCGGTATTACAAAAATTAATTCCGCACCAATTGGGTCAATTCCATTGCAATATATGCTCCAAGGATAGACATAAACATCTTCTTTTTGCAAATCTTCTAATTTCGGAAACCAAGGGATTTGATATTGCCAGCCATTCGTCATTTCAACAGCATCATTCAAAACTTTAGGTAAACTATCTAATCGATAAAAGCCTTTTTTGTTTTTCAGTTCATCGTGAGTTACTTTCGAAATGTCAATTCCATATGCGACCAGATTCATAACTATTCGTCACTTTCTCAATTCTATCGTCTCCAAGTCCACACCAATTTAGCACGAATCTTACATCAGATTTCGTTGCTTTATTTTCGACAGTTTTATTTCCAATTGTAGTCGAGTAGGCGAGATAGCCAAAAATCAGAATTATTCCAATTAGTGATATTCCACCCCAAATCATTAGAGATTTTTTTCCTAAATTATAAATCTTTTCCTTCAATTATTTTTTAGTTCAGATGTTTGTCTCGCATTACACACAACGTTTCGCGGCTTTAAGAAGTGGCGACGAGCCAAAACCTAGCCAAAACAAATATACCGCAAACTTTTGAATTTTTGGAGAAAATTCGGAAGTATGCCCTTGCCTTAGCCATTTATTTTAACTGCTGTTAGCGGCTGCTTTTTTAGCTTTTAAAATTATAGCCTAAAATACTTTTCGGCAATCCTTGATTAATATTGATTTTTGATTCGGTTTTCCTATCACACTCATCATTTACATTGCTAATTATTAAAAAACCATTTTCGAGTTTTGTAGGCAAATCACATGAATCAAATAAGTAATAATTTCCAACATACTCATCCTTTTCATTAAATACCAATATTCTTGTTGTTGCACGACAAGATATTCCCCAAGTCCATATAGAGTTCAGTATTTTGTAAGTTTTGCCTTTTTCGGTTTTTACGCTTCCTAAATAGGTCAGAATAGTTTCTGTTCCGCCTTTTTCGTCGCATTCACCAAACGTAAATTCTTTACCAACAATATTTTCTTTCAATACATTAATTCTGAATTTAGAATCATCTATTTGTCCAAATGAAATTTCCGAGATAATGAATATGAGTAAAGCAATTTTAAATTTCATTTTAAGCACAATTTTGTAAAGTTGACGCTAACGTTTTGCAGCTACCCGAAGGGCGGGACTTTTACCACAAAACTTGATTTGAAAAACTAATGTTCCATTAACCACAAAACTGTCTTTGGAACACGAAACCCCGCCTTTTGGGTAGGTGCTGTTATAGTGCGTTTTTCTTTTCATTCGTCAAGTTGTTTAAGCAAATAATTGAGTTCAGAATAAGGTGCAGTATTGTCTGTTTCCCATTCTTTTTTATTATTTATTCTTGTCTTTATCGCTTGGATGCTCTCAGGACGGTTTTTCTGTAAAACATTAAATACTAAATCTCTGCTGGGAAAATCTATTGGGTCGTAATACATCCATATATTAATTAAAATTTCTAACTCCTCAGGTTCTGTCACCTTGTCAAGTGATTTAAGACTGTTGGTCATTAAATCTTTGTTGTCTTGAGAGTCTGTTGATTCTTGATGCTTAACATAGTCGTCAAATACTTTCTTAATTGTTTCAATAGGCTTGTCAATTTTTTCTATATCCTTTTCTATTTCATCACATTCGTCACCCCAACATTCACGGCAAGGCTGGTCAAATTTCTCAAAGTTTGTTTGCTTGTCTCCTGTTACAAATAAATTGTCTGAGGTAAAACCGCTTGAATATGTTGTAATAAACCTTCCTAAGCCTTTTTCTTTATTTGTCCAAAAGAATTTGAAGTCTTGTTTTTCGTCAGAGCCCTTCCATTTTGCTTTTAGGAAAATCGTATCATTTAGTTGAGCTGATTCTAATATTTCAAAGTCATAATCTTCTTGTTGTCCGTGCAGTAATAATTCAAAATGGTTTCTGTTGTTGGAAATTGTCAACAACAAATTTCCTGCGTCACAAGAATTATATACAACAAGTTTTCCTTCCTTGTCTGTTAGTCTAACCCACTCCTTTGGAAATGAGTTTAGGTCAAAAGTCTCTTTTTTTGTCTCCTTATATGAAGTAAAAAGAAGTAAAAATGATATTGTCAGTCCTAATATTTTCATCTGTTACTGTCGTCTTTTAAAATGCCCTATAACGGTTCGGCTATGAGTAGTTGCGTGGGTTAGCACTTAACTTTACAAGTACACACCAAGCTGAAAATCCGCGAGGATTTTCAGAAGTAGGCGAGAACAAGCAATTACTTATAGTCATTATTGTACTGCGTTTTTTTATTCAGTTAACAATTTATTCTTTTTTATTTCCAGTCTTTCGGGATATTCTCCACTAAAGTACGAAACAACATTTTTAATCAAAATAGCTTTGTTGCCAGCTTTTGGAATTGAGTCAGAATAATGAAAATATATTGTATCGTTTTTTAATTCCATAGTTCCAGCATAAATATCTCCTTTGCGTTCTAATCCACGAGATTCAAATTCAAAAGTCTTGTCTTTATAAATTCTTAAATAAACCCAACCCAAAGGTGCTTCTCGGTCAGCCAGAAGAATTGTCTCTTTCTTTTCATTCCAATGGTTGCAAGACTCACAAATCAAAACCAAAATTAAAATTCCGATAATTTTTTTCATTCTATACAAATTTGA
It includes:
- a CDS encoding IS110 family RNA-guided transposase, whose protein sequence is MNKYNETFGIDISKDVFDCYGSVQGHLQFKNEATGFKKFLEILSKDSLVVMEATGYYHYRFAQFLYNQNVIVSVVNPLSVKRFIQMKLAKVKTDKSDAKAICNYGMIHEVPLYSALTDVQSECLQLFRLLDSFIKKRTATKNKLHGEEVMGTPSKCVYRSLNRDKKHLDKEILGIEQKLLSLIKQDQQNQLTLLQSIPGIGLKTALFLIVVTDGFKKFETASQLCSYVGITPTIRESGSSVKGRSRISKVGNRKLRNLVFLCSFNACKHNKACKAIYERIVNKGKSKKLALIAVSNKLLKQSFAIAKSGNPYDETFVSVLGSN
- a CDS encoding PIN-like domain-containing protein codes for the protein MKSKFPGYFKLIDEEINHLWGNSLFVFDANILLNLYRYSDETRDDFFKILEKVKDRIWIPHQSASEFFENRLNVISQQEKSYEEAINSLKSIENEFKNSRQHPFITPKLLKKFSILSEEICGQLTESKEFHNKRIHQDDILNKIENLFNEKVGNEYEKSKLEEIYKEGEIRFLDKIPPGYKDVGKKDETSKDVRKFGDLIVWKQILEKSKELKQSIILITDDRKEDWWVRFKGKTLSPRPELKKEFQTETEQPFHMYQSDRFLEFARDYLNEKINDNAIQEIRDLRQLDERRRLQNMRKKREYLEYREIKEKILKQKIVLEDELKFLIDKRGFVEEALNEQYHSLDNSDPSGFDDSKMIRLKHELKNINSHIEHMKSKVQDLKLDELQDRIIRNKTMHNNDYK
- a CDS encoding TPM domain-containing protein, which encodes METNSLSQKTEQTESNFPKQIGFINDFENIFTEAQEDQLTKFLSYYQNTSNREIAVITIDSIPKSMEFDQYAIKISENWKVGKNNNGNGLTVVLSRNLKTIRISTTDKTKQLYLSDEFCKKVIDENMIPEFKKGNYYDGILLGLNELIRKWL